The Prevotella sp. E2-28 genome includes the window GTGACGAGTATGCCTAAGTTGCTTCGTCTGCTTAAAATGGCTCAAAATGACTATTATGCTCAGGAAATCAATGGTGAGCGTAATATGCTTTACGATACCACTTATTTTGATACCCGCATGTATGAGATGTATAATGAGCATCAACATGGTCATGCCAATCGTCAGAAAATCAGGTTTCGTACTTATGTGAGCAGTAACCTTCAGTTTATGGAGGTGAAAACCAAGAATAATCACGGGCGCACAAAGAAAAAGCGTATAGAGGTGGCTGACATGAATCTGGCCGATCAACAGAAAAAAGAGTTCTTGGCAAAGACGCTGAGATATGATGCTGATACGCTGATACCCCATATGCATAATTATTTCCATCGTATCACGTTGGTGAATAAAGCAAAGACAGAGCGCTTGACTATTGATACTGCACTACAGTTTCATAATGTGCAGACGGGTGTTGATCGTGATATGGGCCCTTTGGTGATTATTGAGTTGAAGCGCGACGGACTAGTTTTCTCACCGGTTCTTGAAATGCTTCGTAAACTTCATATTCATCCTCATGGATTCAGTAAGTATTGTATGGGCGCTGCTTTGACCAATGAGACTTTGCCCGTCAATCGTTTCCGCCAAAAGTTGCGTGATGTGGAGCGAATCTTAAAAAATAGCAAATAATAATGATTAATCAACAAAATAAAAAATAATGGACTATATTTCAAATTTCTTTTTCAGCGATTTTGGTTATGCACTACTCAGATTTGCGTTGTGTATATTAGTAAACTGGGTAATTATTGACCGTTTGTATTACAAGAAGTCGCGCCGTCGTGATTTCTATTTTACGTTCATGCTCATGTCTGTGGCCATTTTCTTCTTGGTCTATTTCATGATGGGAATGGATCGTGGTAAAGCGACGATGGGTGTTGGCCTAGGCTTGTTTGGTATCTTTAGTATCATGCGTTATCGTACAGACACGATGCCTGTGCGCGAAATGACATACCTATTTATTATTATATGTCTTTCTGTGGTTCATGCCATGTTTGATGCAGAGAGCGATATCAATATTGGCGTAATGGCTGATTTGTTGAAACTGGCTATTATCGATGTCATCATGTTTGTGGCTATCCTCATGTGTGAGCGCAGTTTGAAGATTATGAACACCAAACTGATTCAGTATGATCGTCCAGAACTCACCAAGCCTGAAAATAAAGAAACCCTGATAGAAGACCTGGAACAGCGTACTGGTCTAAAGATTATAAAAGTGGAAGTTGGCGGCATTGATTTCCTAAAAGATTCTGTTGTGCTTCGTGTAACTTACGAAGGCAAGGGGAAGGCGAATGAAGTTGACAGTCAGTTTATTGTAAGAAAGTCACAATGGAGAAACGTATAGTTTTATTGTTGCTTGCTGTCGTAGCATCCGTAAGTCATCTCTTCGCCCAAAGCGAGTCTGGTCTCATCATGGGCTTAGAGGCTGAAACGAAGCTAACTAGGAATTTGGGGGTTGGCTTGGAGGCCGACTACCGTTCGCGTAATGATTTCAAGACCACAGATCGCTGGTCGCTTGGTGTTAATGCAGACTATAAACTTACAAAGTGGTTGAAAGCTGATGCAGGTTATACCTTTCTGAATACGAATTTCCGTGAGAAAGTTACGACAAGTGGTACGAAGACCAAGTGGCGCCCCAGTTACTGGGGAGCTCGTCATCGCTTCCATGCATCGATAGGTGCTGATTATAAGGTGTGGAGTAATTTGCGCGTATCGCTTCGTGAACGTTGGCAGTACACCTATCGCCCAGAAAAAAGTGTTGATCGATGGAAGATTGACGAGACTTTAAAGACCAAGGCGTTTGATTCTGACTATGTCAGAGATGGAAAAGGCAAACATCAACTTCGTTCAAGGATTCAGGTAGAGTGGGATAAGAAACGTAGCTTGTTTACCCCTTATGCCAATGTGGAGTTCTATAACAGTATGGCCATAGAAAAGATTCGCTATACGGTGGGTACAGACATTCGCTTGACGAAACAACATTCTGCCAGTCTCTACTATCGTTATCAGGACATGAAAAATGTGGATGATGACGAATACAATCCTAATATGCACTATTTTGGTGTAGGCTACAAATTCAAATTCTAAAACAACTATGATCAAAAAATCTTTTTTGTCTATTCTCTTGCTGGGATTGACTTTCGGAATGATGGTGTCGTGTGGCGATGATGACACGAATAGTTTTGACAACTACAAAACAGTTACTGATGATGAGGATAATGATGACAATGATAAGGGTGACTCTACCATCGTTGTGCGTGATTCTATTGCTGTTGCAATTACGTGGGATGGCACTTCTGTCAGTCTGACTGGTGATGTTGACTCTATCGCATACACAGCTTCTGGTGCTGACGTGGTGATTACCTCTAATACGGATAGGTTCCTGGAACTTACACTAAGTGGTTCTACCACAGACGGCTCACTCTTGGTAAACAGTCTCAAGAAATATGGTATCATTCTTAATGGTGTCAGCATTACTAATCCTGATGGTCCTGCCATCAATAACCAATGTGGCAAGAGTCTGTTCGTGACATTGGTGGATGGTACAGAAAACAAACTCGTTGATGGAGAAACCTACGCCGAGTCAGCTATAGACCAGAAGGGTACCCTGTTCAGCGAGGGACAGATTTATTTTGAAGGCACAGGCTCATTATCAATTGTGGGTAATGCAAAGAATGGTATTGCCAGTGACGACTATATTATCGTAAACGGTGGCAATATTACGATTGATGTTGAGGACACAGGTTCAAATGGTATCAAGGTCAACGATGGTTTCACCATTAATGAAGGTTCGCTCAATATCTCTGTAGCTGCTGATGGTGCCAGAGGTATCAAGAGCGATGCACGTACTACTATCGCTGGAGGTTCTATTACAATTACTACATCAGGCGACTGCGTGACAGAGACCGTCGATGGGGTAGAGGATGCTTCATCAGCTGCAGGTATCAAGTGCGACAGTCTGTTCCTGATGACTGCTGGAACACTGAATATTACCAGTAAGGGTGATGGTGGTAAGGGTATTAATTGTTCAGATACCATTAAGTTCTGTGGCGGAACGCTTTATGCAGAAACCAAAGGTGGCAACGACGAAGGAAAACCAAAGGCCGTGAAAGGTGATAAAGGTATTATTGTCAGCGGAGGCTCTTTTACAGCTAAATGCGTAAAGAGTTGGGCAATCGATAATGGTGTTGACACAGAAAACGTCCAGGAACGTATCACCATTATTGGCACACCAACGACGAAGACCCTTCAGAAACGTAACGTCGTTATCAAATATGAATAAAATCTTCCATAACTTTTTGTTATTCCGTAAAGATTTCATACCTTTGCACGAAATATCAGAAAGTTATGGCAACAGAAAAGATTAGAATTAAGGATATCGCAGAGCGGGCGGGAGTGTCGGTGGGCACTGTCGACCGCGTTTTGCATGAAAGGCCCAATGTGTCTCCTGCCGCACGCGAGAAGGTAGAGAAGGCTTTGGCGGAAATGGATTATCAACCAAATGTATATGCCTCAGCGTTGGCATACAATAAGGATTATACATTTTGTTGCGTTATTCCTCAGCACGAGAGCGAGGCTTATTGGGATGAGATTGAAGAGGGCGTCAAATTCTGTACACAGCTCAGACGCGACTTCCATATTTCCACAAAGATTCTGTATTACGAGCGCTTTAATCCAACATCGTTTGAAAATACAGCCAAGGAGTGCCTGGAGCATAATCCTGATGGCGTTATCGTGGTGCCTGCCCGACTGGATATCACCCGTAACTTCACAAACGATTTGAGTGACCGTAATATACCTTTCATCCTCCTTGACTCTTATCTGCCAGATCTGAAGCCATTGGCTTTCTTTGGTCAGGATTCTTTCCAGAGTGGCTATTTTGCAGCCCGTATGCTGATGCTTATTGCGTCAAATGAAAAAGAAGTGATGATGATGAAGCAGACCAACAACGGTCATGTAGGCTCTAAGCAGCAGTCAAACCGTGAGACGGGCTTCCGTCATTACATGCGCGACCATTTCCCTGAAATTTCTATTATTGATGTTGACCTGCCTCTGGGAGGTACGAAAGCACAATATGATAAGATTCTTGAAGAGTTCTTCAAGGAGCATTCTCAGGTACACCATTGCATTACCTTTAATTCCAAGGCTCATCTCGTTGGTGAGTTCCTGTTGCGTACTAATCGTCGAAACGTCCAGATTATGGGCTACGATATGGTACCAAAGAATGCTGAGTGTGTGCGTCAGGGTAGTATATCGTTTCTTATCGCCCAGCACGCCTATATGCAGGGCTATGCCTGTGTCGAGACGCTCTTCCAGGCTATCGTACTGAAAAAAGAGGTTAATCCTGTGAATTATATGCCTATAGAACTACTGGTGAAGGAAAACATAGAATTCTATCGCCGTACGAATGTCGGCTAACATGTAAAAACAAACTTATACTTATGGAACTTAAAACTTATCTCAAAATCAATCCAGCAGACTCTGTAGTGGTCTGTTTAGTGGAAAAGAAAAAAGGTGATGTCATTGAGGCTGGTGGCGAACGTGTGGTGCTTGCCGAGGATGTCCCCGCAGGTCATAAAGTCTTGTTGCGTGATGTCAAGGAAGGCGAGAATATCATCAAATATGGCTATCCCATTGGTCATGCTCGTAAGGATTTGAAGGCTGGCGAGTGGGTTAACGAGAATAATCTTAAGACTAATCTTTCTGGTACACTAGAATATACGTATTCTCCTGTAAACGAGAAACTTAATATTAAAAAAGAAAATCGTACTTTTAAAGGATATGTTCGCAAGAATGGTGATGTAGGCGTACGTAATGAGATATGGATCGTACCCACTGTTGGCTGTGTCAATGGCATTGCAGAGCGCTTAGCTAAGAAGCTCCGTGAAGAGACTGGGTGCAAGGATATCGATGCTGTTTATACCTGGCATCATAACTATGGCTGCTCACAGTTGAGTGGTGATCATGAGAATACCCGTAAGGTGCTTCGTGATATAGTACTCCATCCCAATGCAGGTGCTGTTTTGGTACTGGGTCTTGGTTGCGAGAATAATCAGCCAGATGATTTCATGAAACTTCTTGGCGATTATGATAAAGACCGCATCCGCCTGTTGGTTACTCAGAAAGTTGATGGCGACGAGGTAGAGGCCGGAATGCAGATTCTGCGTGAGCTCTATGCTATTGCCAGCAAAGATCGCCGTGAGGATGTGCCTGTAAGCAAACTGCGTGTTGGTTTGAAGTGTGGTGGCTCTGATGGTTTCAGCGGCATTACGGCTAATCCTCTTGTTGGCGAGTTCAGCGACTGGCTTGTAGCTCAGGGTGGTACCAGCGTGCTGACGGAGGTGCCAGAGATGTTTGGCGCTGAAACTATTCTGATGAATCGTTGTGAGACACCTGAACTCTTTGAGAAGACCGTTTCGATGGTTAATAATTTCAAGGAGTATTTCTTGAGTCATGGTGAGCCTGTTGGCGAGAACCCAAGCCCAGGTAATAAGGCTGGTGGTATCTCTACACTTGAGGACAAGGCTTTAGGCTGTACGCAGAAGTGTGGACGTGCTCCTGTTAGTGGCGTGATGGAATATGGCGATCGCCTTTCTGCTACAGGTTTGAATCTGCTTTCTGCTCCAGGTAACGACCTTGTGGCTTCTACCGCATTAGCTGCCTGTGGCTGTCATCTGGTATTGTTTACTACAGGTCGTGGTACGCCTTTTGGTACCTTCGTTCCTACGATGAAGATTGCTACCAATCCCACATTGGCTGAGCGTAAGCCCAACTGGGTAGATTTCTCGGCTGGTCAGCTCATTCAAGGTCGTACGATGGAAGAACTCGTGCCCGAATTTATCGATAAGGTATTGGCAGTAGCCAGTGGTGAGAAATCTCGCAACGAGGAAAACGACTATCGTGAGATTTCCATCTTCAAGAACGGTGTAACCCTATAACTCCTTTTTCTATGAAAAAAGGCTTGCTGGCATTAAGTCCGTTAGTGGTATTTGTCGCACTATATCTAGTCACCAGCATTGTAGCTGGTGACTTCTATAAGGTGCCCATCTCCGTTGCGTTCTTGGCAGCAAGCATCTATTCCATATCTATTACACGAGGCAAGTTAATTAAGCGTATCAACATATTCAGTCGTGGCGCAGGATCGGCCGAGATGCTGCTCATGATTTGGATATTCATTTTGGCGGGTGCCTTTGCTCATAGTGCCAAGGTGATGGGAGCTATTGATGCAACGGTGAATATGACGCTGATGCTCTTGCCAAGTCAGATGTTATTGGCTGGGTTGTTCCTAGCAGCCTGTTTCATTTCGCTAGGTATTGGCACTAGTGTTGGCACTATCGTCGCTCTGACACCTATCGCAGCAGGCGTAGCACAGCAGACGGGTACAGACATCGCTCTGGTTGTATCTGCTGTAGTGGGAGGTTCATTCTTTGGTGATAACCTTTCCTTTATCTCGGATACCACTATCATCTCCACGCAGACACAGGGTTGTAAGCTTAGCGATAAGTTCCGTGTCAATTCCTTTATTGTTGCTCCTGCAGCTATAGTTATTTTTGTCATCTATATCTTCATGGGGCAAGGTATGACATCGCCTGCTGGTCTGAAGGAAGTGGAGTTCTGGCGTGTGTTGCCTTATGTCTTTGTGTTAATCACGGCCATGTTTGGTGTCAATGTTATGATTGTGTTGACGATAGGTATTCTCTTAGCGGGTATCATAGGTATGGCTTACGGCTCTTATGATTTCTATGGATGGCTGGGAGCTATGGGCGATGGTATCATATCAATGAGCGAACTCATTATCATCACGATGCTGGCAGGAGGTTTGCTGGCTGTTATCAAGCATAATGGTGGCATAGACTTTATTATTAATCATTTGACGAAGCGTATCAATGGCAAGCGGGGTGGTGAACTCACAATTGCAGTGATGGTCAGTATAGTGAATCTTTGTACAGCCAATAATACTGTAGCTATTATCACTGTGGGAGGCATCGCTCGTAAGATAGGTGAGAAATATGCTATCGACCCACGTAAACGTGCCTCGTTACTTGACACCTTTTCATGTGCTACGCAGGGATTGATACCTTATGGCGCACAGGTATTGATGGCTGCAGGATTGGCTCAGATTAATCCTATCAGTATCGTACCACGCTTGTATTATCCGATGGCTATAGGTGTAGCAGCCCTCACAGCCATCTTGTTCCGTTATCCACGTCGTTATTCAAAATAGGCAGTTATGGACATTACTACTCGCAATTTCTTTCGTTTGCTTCGTGCAGGAGCTTTTGGAAAACAGGAAAAAGTGGAACCTATGTCGGCATGTAAATGGCGTAAGACCATGCAACTGGCAGTAGTCCACGGGGTGGAGATGGAGACCTATCAAGGCATAGAGGTCCTTTCAGAACAATTCTTTGTTCAGTTGATACCTGCAGATATTCGTACAGAATGGGCTAATAAGGCATACGCTACAGAACGTCGTGATGCCTCTAAGTCTTCAGAATTGAATAAGCATATGCAGAAAAAGATGGAATCTCTTCAGTCTAAAGGCGATTCTTCTACAACTGAATATGTGGTGATGGAGCGACTTGTTATTCTGGCTAATGCCCTGCTTACAGATCAGGAGTGGGTAAAGCAACTGCTTGAACTGGGCGAGGTGTTACGTGAGCGAAGCAATGAGGTGAATCGCGAGAAGTTGGAGACGTTGATAAAACAATTAGGCATGGTTCGTATGACCCGTTTGGAAAGTGCCTTGCTTGTAGAACTGATGGGTATGCAGGTTGAGGAACTCCCGTTCTTCACAGATTCCTCTAAGATTCAGGTACAGACTTTTGCCTCAGCAATACCTCACGGCCAGGAACAGCTACGTTTCTCTCAAGGTAAGGATATCTTCGTTCATACAAGTAATGTATCGGCTGTGCTATGGAATGCCCGTCGTTCAGCCCGTTTCTTCCGATTTGACCCTTTAGGTAGCATGTCAAATCTCATTTCATCATTTACAAATTCTCTCACAAATATTGAGGAGTGATTGCGAGATAGTTCATGTAACGCTATCCCCATTATTAGGTATTGGTTTGTAAAAATAAGGTGTATTGCTGGCTTTTCAGTAAAAAGTTTGTAACTTTGCAGTCGCAAAGAAGAGAAATTGAACAATGAAACTTTCAGAACTGAATACTGGTGAACAAGGAGTTATTGTAAAGGTGCTGGGCCATGGTGGCTTCCGTAAGCGTATCATTGAGATGGGCTTTATCAAGGGAAAAACTGTGGAAGTGCTTCAGAACGCCCCATTACAGGACCCCGTGAAATACAGGGTTATGGGCTATGAGGTGTCGCTTCGCCATCATGAGGCTGCTCAGGTGGAGGTCGTCCCCATGTCAGATGCAACTCGTACAGTACCTCTAACCATCATGAAAGGTCATGAGGAAGATTTCATTCAGCATCAGGCTTTGAAAGAGCGTCGTATTATCAATGTGGCTCTTGTGGGTAATCCCAATTGTGGTAAGACCTCTCTTTTTAACTATGCATCGGGTGCTCATGCTCATGTGGGTAACTATAGTGGCGTTACTGTTGATGCTACTGAGGCCCATGCCGAGATGTTTGGCTATGAGTTCCTGCTTACCGATCTGCCTGGCACATATTCCCTCTCTTGTTATAGTCCTGAGGAACTTTACGTTCGCAAGCACCTTTCCGAGCAGATGCCTGATGTTGTGATTAATGTCATTGACGCCTCTAATTTGGAGCGCAACCTCTATCTTACCACCCAGTTGGTCGATATGAACGTGCGTATGGTGTGTGCCCTGAATATGTACGACGAGTTTGAGCGTCGTGGCGACCGTATGGATATTGACGTGCTCTCACAACTTTTTGGTATGCCTATGATTCCTACGTCGTTTAAGACGGGTAGGGGAGTGAAGGACCTTTTCCGAGCAGTCATTCAAGTCTATGATGGTAAGCAGGGCACCTCGCGCCATCTCCATATCAACTATGGACACGAGATAGAACAGGGCATCAGTCATATTCAGCAGTATCTGAAAGCCGATGAGCATATCCGCCAACGTTTCTCTACCCGTTATCTGGCTCTGAAACTCTTGGAGCACGATAGCGAGGTGCTGCAATATGTAGGTCAGCATTTGGCCGAGGAACATCGTCCTGAAGACCGCAAACAACTCCTTCAGGCACGTGATGTGGCTGCTGCTCGTGTGCAGGAAGAAACGGGTAGCGATTCAGAGACAGCCATCATGGATGCTAAGTATGGCTTCATCAATGGCGCACTAAAGGAAGCAGGCTATCTGACTGGTACAAAGGAAGATACCTATCGTACTACCCATCGCATAGACCATATTCTCTCACATAGGATATGGGGCTTCCCCGTATTCTTTGCCATCCTTTTCGTGATGTTCCAGACCACGTTTATCCTTGGTCAGTATCCTATGGACTGGATAGATGCTGGTGTAGAATGGCTGGGTGAATGGATAGGTGCTTCAATGAACGAGGGCCCGCTGCGCTCCATGCTGGTCGATGGTGTCATCGGAGGTGTGGGTAGCGTCATCGTGTTCCTGCCTCAAATTCTGATTCTCTATTGCTTCATCTCCATCATGGAGGACTCTGGTTATATGGCCCGTGCCGCCTTCATCATGGATAAGCTGATGCATAAGATGGGACTCCACGGCAAGTCGTTCATTCCCCTTG containing:
- a CDS encoding polyphosphate polymerase domain-containing protein → MEDLLFSFAPITLDEMSSVKLMNRTDTKFVTSMPKLLRLLKMAQNDYYAQEINGERNMLYDTTYFDTRMYEMYNEHQHGHANRQKIRFRTYVSSNLQFMEVKTKNNHGRTKKKRIEVADMNLADQQKKEFLAKTLRYDADTLIPHMHNYFHRITLVNKAKTERLTIDTALQFHNVQTGVDRDMGPLVIIELKRDGLVFSPVLEMLRKLHIHPHGFSKYCMGAALTNETLPVNRFRQKLRDVERILKNSK
- a CDS encoding DUF4956 domain-containing protein encodes the protein MDYISNFFFSDFGYALLRFALCILVNWVIIDRLYYKKSRRRDFYFTFMLMSVAIFFLVYFMMGMDRGKATMGVGLGLFGIFSIMRYRTDTMPVREMTYLFIIICLSVVHAMFDAESDINIGVMADLLKLAIIDVIMFVAILMCERSLKIMNTKLIQYDRPELTKPENKETLIEDLEQRTGLKIIKVEVGGIDFLKDSVVLRVTYEGKGKANEVDSQFIVRKSQWRNV
- a CDS encoding DUF2490 domain-containing protein, with product MEKRIVLLLLAVVASVSHLFAQSESGLIMGLEAETKLTRNLGVGLEADYRSRNDFKTTDRWSLGVNADYKLTKWLKADAGYTFLNTNFREKVTTSGTKTKWRPSYWGARHRFHASIGADYKVWSNLRVSLRERWQYTYRPEKSVDRWKIDETLKTKAFDSDYVRDGKGKHQLRSRIQVEWDKKRSLFTPYANVEFYNSMAIEKIRYTVGTDIRLTKQHSASLYYRYQDMKNVDDDEYNPNMHYFGVGYKFKF
- a CDS encoding carbohydrate-binding domain-containing protein, translated to MIKKSFLSILLLGLTFGMMVSCGDDDTNSFDNYKTVTDDEDNDDNDKGDSTIVVRDSIAVAITWDGTSVSLTGDVDSIAYTASGADVVITSNTDRFLELTLSGSTTDGSLLVNSLKKYGIILNGVSITNPDGPAINNQCGKSLFVTLVDGTENKLVDGETYAESAIDQKGTLFSEGQIYFEGTGSLSIVGNAKNGIASDDYIIVNGGNITIDVEDTGSNGIKVNDGFTINEGSLNISVAADGARGIKSDARTTIAGGSITITTSGDCVTETVDGVEDASSAAGIKCDSLFLMTAGTLNITSKGDGGKGINCSDTIKFCGGTLYAETKGGNDEGKPKAVKGDKGIIVSGGSFTAKCVKSWAIDNGVDTENVQERITIIGTPTTKTLQKRNVVIKYE
- a CDS encoding substrate-binding domain-containing protein translates to MATEKIRIKDIAERAGVSVGTVDRVLHERPNVSPAAREKVEKALAEMDYQPNVYASALAYNKDYTFCCVIPQHESEAYWDEIEEGVKFCTQLRRDFHISTKILYYERFNPTSFENTAKECLEHNPDGVIVVPARLDITRNFTNDLSDRNIPFILLDSYLPDLKPLAFFGQDSFQSGYFAARMLMLIASNEKEVMMMKQTNNGHVGSKQQSNRETGFRHYMRDHFPEISIIDVDLPLGGTKAQYDKILEEFFKEHSQVHHCITFNSKAHLVGEFLLRTNRRNVQIMGYDMVPKNAECVRQGSISFLIAQHAYMQGYACVETLFQAIVLKKEVNPVNYMPIELLVKENIEFYRRTNVG
- a CDS encoding UxaA family hydrolase codes for the protein MELKTYLKINPADSVVVCLVEKKKGDVIEAGGERVVLAEDVPAGHKVLLRDVKEGENIIKYGYPIGHARKDLKAGEWVNENNLKTNLSGTLEYTYSPVNEKLNIKKENRTFKGYVRKNGDVGVRNEIWIVPTVGCVNGIAERLAKKLREETGCKDIDAVYTWHHNYGCSQLSGDHENTRKVLRDIVLHPNAGAVLVLGLGCENNQPDDFMKLLGDYDKDRIRLLVTQKVDGDEVEAGMQILRELYAIASKDRREDVPVSKLRVGLKCGGSDGFSGITANPLVGEFSDWLVAQGGTSVLTEVPEMFGAETILMNRCETPELFEKTVSMVNNFKEYFLSHGEPVGENPSPGNKAGGISTLEDKALGCTQKCGRAPVSGVMEYGDRLSATGLNLLSAPGNDLVASTALAACGCHLVLFTTGRGTPFGTFVPTMKIATNPTLAERKPNWVDFSAGQLIQGRTMEELVPEFIDKVLAVASGEKSRNEENDYREISIFKNGVTL
- a CDS encoding Na+/H+ antiporter NhaC family protein, whose product is MKKGLLALSPLVVFVALYLVTSIVAGDFYKVPISVAFLAASIYSISITRGKLIKRINIFSRGAGSAEMLLMIWIFILAGAFAHSAKVMGAIDATVNMTLMLLPSQMLLAGLFLAACFISLGIGTSVGTIVALTPIAAGVAQQTGTDIALVVSAVVGGSFFGDNLSFISDTTIISTQTQGCKLSDKFRVNSFIVAPAAIVIFVIYIFMGQGMTSPAGLKEVEFWRVLPYVFVLITAMFGVNVMIVLTIGILLAGIIGMAYGSYDFYGWLGAMGDGIISMSELIIITMLAGGLLAVIKHNGGIDFIINHLTKRINGKRGGELTIAVMVSIVNLCTANNTVAIITVGGIARKIGEKYAIDPRKRASLLDTFSCATQGLIPYGAQVLMAAGLAQINPISIVPRLYYPMAIGVAALTAILFRYPRRYSK
- the feoB gene encoding ferrous iron transport protein B, which gives rise to MKLSELNTGEQGVIVKVLGHGGFRKRIIEMGFIKGKTVEVLQNAPLQDPVKYRVMGYEVSLRHHEAAQVEVVPMSDATRTVPLTIMKGHEEDFIQHQALKERRIINVALVGNPNCGKTSLFNYASGAHAHVGNYSGVTVDATEAHAEMFGYEFLLTDLPGTYSLSCYSPEELYVRKHLSEQMPDVVINVIDASNLERNLYLTTQLVDMNVRMVCALNMYDEFERRGDRMDIDVLSQLFGMPMIPTSFKTGRGVKDLFRAVIQVYDGKQGTSRHLHINYGHEIEQGISHIQQYLKADEHIRQRFSTRYLALKLLEHDSEVLQYVGQHLAEEHRPEDRKQLLQARDVAAARVQEETGSDSETAIMDAKYGFINGALKEAGYLTGTKEDTYRTTHRIDHILSHRIWGFPVFFAILFVMFQTTFILGQYPMDWIDAGVEWLGEWIGASMNEGPLRSMLVDGVIGGVGSVIVFLPQILILYCFISIMEDSGYMARAAFIMDKLMHKMGLHGKSFIPLVMGFGCNVPAVMATRTIESRRSRLITMMILPLMSCSARLPIYIMIVGTFFAVEYRSWVMISLYAIGILLSVVVSKVFSTFIIKGEDTPFVMELPPYRFPTLKAVMRHTWEKGKEYLKKMGGIILVASIIVWAMGYFSFTGVADSMETSIIGRLGQVVSPLFAPQGFNWQLDVSLMAGVGAKEIVASSIGVLGGLETLTPLQGYCYLLFVLIYFPCIATIVAIKNETGSWRWAMVSALYTTGLAWVVSALVYQIGRLF